The Pseudomonas orientalis genome contains a region encoding:
- a CDS encoding TetR/AcrR family transcriptional regulator, giving the protein MTEPAPKTRRAPKGEKRREELLDAALQVFSLEGYSGASVAQVAAIVGISVAGLLHHFPSKISLLMGVLQRRDEVNQRIADEVRAEKSLSGLLGSLRAINRSNATAPGVVRAFTILNAESLLDTQPAWGWFQERYAGIQRRLQGQFADLVAAGEVRSDVDIAGLVEEILAMMDGLQIQWLRFPEQVDLVARFDAYIARVEAAIRA; this is encoded by the coding sequence ATGACTGAACCTGCCCCTAAAACCCGCCGCGCACCCAAGGGTGAAAAACGCCGCGAAGAGCTGCTGGACGCGGCCTTGCAGGTGTTCTCCCTGGAGGGCTACAGCGGCGCCTCCGTGGCCCAGGTGGCGGCGATTGTCGGTATTTCCGTGGCTGGCCTGCTGCATCACTTTCCCAGCAAGATCTCGTTGTTGATGGGCGTGCTGCAACGCCGCGACGAAGTCAACCAACGGATTGCCGATGAAGTACGCGCCGAGAAGTCGTTGAGCGGGTTGCTTGGCAGCCTGCGCGCGATCAACCGCTCGAATGCCACCGCGCCTGGTGTGGTGCGTGCATTTACCATTTTGAATGCGGAAAGTCTGCTTGATACGCAACCGGCGTGGGGCTGGTTTCAGGAGCGCTATGCGGGGATCCAGCGACGACTGCAGGGGCAGTTTGCAGACCTGGTGGCGGCGGGGGAGGTGCGCAGTGACGTGGACATTGCCGGGCTGGTGGAAGAGATCCTGGCCATGATGGATGGCTTGCAGATCCAGTGGCTGCGCTTTCCGGAGCAGGTGGACCTGGTGGCGCGGTTCGATGCCTACATTGCGCGGGTCGAAGCGGCCATTAGAGCCTGA